A single region of the Oncorhynchus kisutch isolate 150728-3 linkage group LG30, Okis_V2, whole genome shotgun sequence genome encodes:
- the LOC109875111 gene encoding beta-1,3-galactosyltransferase 2-like translates to MHHLPTNYLVHQQYRTQHTPDLTECVTAARRWYTDTMQWRRRHCYTHVAGLLALLSLLIILGHQDWLPGLRGPTWQREHLVAYTERGLHSTKEKGNHSSSQTLWRDALVPPSPPERNANLSSPQDSSFPQGITGLENSVAANASLRGEVGLRGLLTSEPYPYIINEPDKCREGNPEPFLVLLIATEGNQVEARATIRQTWGNESMVPGLSFVRLFLLGVKEGRVGRLQQSSLEAESRRHHDIIQQDYMDTYNNLTIKTLMGMHWVSTHCPGTNYVMKTDSDMFVNTEYLVHKLLQPEMHPKRDYITGYLMRGYAPNRNKNSKWYMPPEVYPSEVYPTFCSGTGYVFSGDLAGKIYRASLGIRRLHLEDVYVGICLAKLRIEPTPPPNEFLFNHWRVSYSSCKYSHLITSHQFHPNELLKYWHHLQSNKHNACINTSKDKVGRFHQRKLQGVQPIW, encoded by the coding sequence ATGCACCACCTCCCGACTAATTACTTGGTTCATCAACAATATCGCACACAGCATACGCCTGACCTGACCGAGTGTGTTACGGCTGCCCGGAGGTGGTACACAGACACCATGCAGTGGAGGAGGCGCCACTGCTACACGCATGTCGCTGGCCTACTGGCTCTCCTCTCGCTCCTGATCATCCTGGGCCATCAAGACTGGCTGCCGGGCCTCAGGGGGCCAACATGGCAGAGGGAGCACCTAGTGGCTTACACCGAAAGAGGACTACACTCTACCAAAGAAAAAGGGAATCACAGCTCATCACAGACTCTATGGAGGGACGCACTGGTTCCCCCTTCGCCTCCGGAAAGAAATGCCAACCTCAGTTCCCCTCAGGACTCCTCCTTTCCACAGGGGATTACGGGACTGGAGAACTCAGTGGCGGCTAATGCTAGCTTGAGAGGGGAAGTCGGGCTAAGGGGCCTGCTGACCTCAGAGCCATACCCTTACATCATCAATGAGCCCGACAAGTGCCGGGAGGGCAACCCAGAGCCCTTCCTGGTGCTGCTGATAGCCACGGAGGGCAATCAGGTGGAAGCCAGGGCGACCATTCGGCAGACCTGGGGGAACGAGAGCATGGTCCCAGGCCTAAGCTTTGTTAGGCTCTTCCTGTTAGGCGTAAAGGAGGGCAGGGTAGGCCGCCTGCAGCAGAGCAGCCTGGAGGCCGAGAGCCGGAGGCACCATGACATCATCCAGCAGGATTACATGGACacttacaacaacctgactataAAAACCCTGATGGGCATGCACTGGGTGTCCACACACTGCCCGGGCACCAACTATGTCAtgaagacagacagtgacatGTTTGTCAACACAGAGTATCTCGTGCACAAGCTGCTCCAGCCAGAGATGCACCCCAAACGGGACTATATTACAGGCTACCTGATGAGGGGCTATGCACCCAACAGGAACAAGAATAGCAAGTGGTACATGCCCCCCGAGGTGTACCCCAGCGAGGTGTACCCTACTTTCTGCTCAGGAACGGGCTATGTGTTCTCAGGGGACCTGGCTGGAAAGATCTACAGGGCCTCCCTGGGTATCCGCAGGCTGCATCTGGAGGACGTTTACGTGGGCATCTGCCTGGCCAAGCTGCGGATCGAACCCACGCCGCCGCCTAATGAGTTCCTGTTCAACCACTGGCGGGTGTCCTACTCCAGCTGCAAGTATAGCCACCTCATAACCTCCCACCAGTTTCACCCCAACGAACTGCTCAAGTACTGGCACCACCTGCAGAGCAACAAGCACAATGCCTGCATCAACACGTCCAAAGACAAGGTGGGCAGGTTTCACCAGAGGAAACTGCAGGGTGTACAGCCTATTTGGTGA